One segment of Acidovorax sp. DW039 DNA contains the following:
- a CDS encoding DUF1800 domain-containing protein, translating into MTTTYEEPLLCAAAEEAEGPHPSTPVALGAEESASHIVRPSLAALMASVALAACGGGGSDSPTAIPATPSPTPVPTPTPAPPAGNPAAPSPSPSPTPAPTPSPSPSPSPAPSPAPTPTQSPSPSPAPSPSPSPSPSPSPAPSNYTYKTAATDQEAARFLLQAQFHASPGDIASVRNQGYEAWINAQFAQPIGTTGWDWLNQRGYSAVSDTTNFYDNTYPGDCMIWSQLMTSSDGLRKRVALALSEICVVSLSGLDLSWRSHAIAHYWDQLVANAFGNYRQVLQDVTLNPAMGYYLNTRGNQKENAATGRQPDENYAREILQLMSIGLVELNQDGTPKTDGSGKPIDSYTQSDITNLARVFTGYDYDMSQNVPATVPNSTRTVPSIHFTRLPMVLKESLHSTLAATFLGTTIAASTPGAAALKTALDTIFNHPNVGPFIGKQLIQRLVTSNPSPAYVSRVAARFNNNGAGVRGDMKAVIMAILMDDEAREPAGLTKPSFGKLREPMLRLVQWARTFGVTSQYGSWKIGDTSSAGSRLSQSPLRSPSVFNFFRPGYVPPSTALASTGQVAPEFQLVNESSVGGYLNYMQSVTRNGIYVNAPNLPENGSNTNNGYDIKTLYPNEMAIVTDADALVARINLLMCAGQLSAATVKLIADALKATAVTATSTDAVKLNRIASAVLLVMASAEYLIQK; encoded by the coding sequence ATGACAACAACTTATGAGGAGCCTCTGCTTTGTGCAGCGGCAGAGGAAGCTGAGGGCCCCCATCCATCCACACCTGTTGCGCTTGGAGCGGAGGAAAGCGCGAGTCACATTGTTCGCCCGTCGCTCGCCGCATTGATGGCCAGCGTAGCCTTGGCCGCCTGCGGTGGCGGGGGGAGCGACAGCCCCACGGCCATACCTGCAACACCCAGTCCCACCCCGGTCCCTACACCTACCCCAGCACCACCGGCGGGCAATCCGGCTGCGCCTTCACCCTCACCAAGTCCCACGCCTGCGCCGACACCATCTCCGAGCCCTTCACCATCTCCCGCCCCTAGCCCAGCGCCGACACCAACACAATCCCCTAGCCCCTCGCCAGCACCCAGCCCAAGCCCAAGCCCAAGCCCTTCGCCATCTCCTGCCCCCAGCAACTACACCTACAAAACCGCGGCAACGGACCAGGAAGCGGCCCGCTTTCTGCTGCAGGCCCAGTTCCATGCATCCCCTGGCGACATCGCCAGCGTACGCAACCAGGGGTACGAGGCCTGGATCAATGCGCAGTTTGCGCAGCCCATTGGCACCACCGGGTGGGACTGGCTCAACCAGCGCGGCTACTCTGCCGTCTCAGACACCACCAACTTCTACGACAACACCTACCCCGGCGACTGCATGATCTGGTCGCAGCTCATGACTTCGTCTGACGGGCTGCGCAAGCGCGTGGCCCTGGCGCTGTCCGAGATCTGCGTGGTATCGCTCAGCGGACTGGACCTGAGCTGGCGCAGCCATGCCATCGCCCACTACTGGGATCAGCTCGTGGCCAACGCCTTTGGCAACTACCGCCAGGTGCTGCAGGACGTGACCCTGAACCCCGCCATGGGCTACTACCTGAACACGCGCGGTAACCAGAAAGAAAACGCCGCTACCGGCCGCCAGCCCGACGAGAACTACGCCCGCGAAATTCTGCAGCTGATGTCCATTGGTCTGGTGGAGCTGAACCAGGATGGCACGCCCAAAACCGACGGCTCGGGCAAGCCCATCGACAGCTACACGCAGTCCGACATCACCAACCTGGCCCGGGTATTCACGGGGTACGACTACGACATGTCGCAGAACGTACCCGCCACGGTCCCCAACAGCACCCGCACGGTGCCCAGCATCCACTTCACCCGCCTGCCCATGGTGCTGAAGGAATCACTGCACTCCACGCTGGCCGCCACGTTTCTGGGCACCACCATTGCAGCCAGCACCCCAGGTGCCGCTGCACTGAAGACAGCGCTGGACACGATCTTCAACCACCCCAACGTGGGCCCGTTCATCGGCAAGCAGCTCATCCAGCGACTGGTCACCAGCAACCCGTCGCCCGCCTACGTGAGTCGCGTTGCCGCACGTTTCAACAACAACGGCGCTGGCGTGCGGGGCGACATGAAGGCCGTCATCATGGCCATCCTGATGGACGACGAGGCCCGCGAGCCTGCAGGCTTGACCAAGCCCAGCTTCGGCAAGCTGCGCGAGCCCATGCTGCGCCTGGTGCAATGGGCGCGCACCTTCGGGGTCACATCGCAGTACGGCAGCTGGAAGATTGGCGACACCAGCAGCGCGGGCTCGCGCCTGTCGCAAAGCCCGCTGCGCTCACCCTCGGTGTTCAACTTCTTCCGCCCCGGCTATGTGCCGCCTTCCACTGCGCTGGCGAGCACCGGGCAGGTGGCGCCAGAGTTCCAGCTCGTCAACGAAAGCAGCGTGGGTGGCTACCTCAATTACATGCAGAGCGTGACCCGCAACGGCATCTATGTGAACGCCCCCAACTTGCCCGAGAACGGCAGCAACACCAACAACGGCTACGACATCAAGACGCTGTACCCCAACGAGATGGCCATCGTGACCGATGCCGATGCGCTGGTGGCACGCATCAACCTGCTGATGTGTGCGGGCCAACTCTCTGCGGCCACCGTGAAGCTGATTGCCGACGCGCTCAAGGCCACCGCCGTCACTGCCACCAGTACCGATGCCGTCAAGCTCAACCGCATCGCTTCTGCGGTGCTGCTGGTCATGGCTTCGGCCGAGTACCTCATCCAGAAATAA
- a CDS encoding CsbD family protein, with translation MNEQRIEGNWKQFKGKMLEQWGKLTDDDFDQMAGRREQFVGKLQERMGLAREAAERQLKDWETRNPSFRFTD, from the coding sequence ATGAACGAACAACGCATCGAAGGCAACTGGAAGCAATTCAAGGGCAAGATGCTCGAGCAATGGGGCAAGCTGACCGACGACGACTTTGACCAGATGGCTGGCCGTCGCGAGCAGTTTGTCGGCAAGCTCCAAGAGCGCATGGGCCTGGCCCGTGAAGCGGCTGAGCGGCAACTCAAGGATTGGGAAACCCGCAACCCGTCTTTCCGGTTTACGGACTGA